Proteins from a genomic interval of Rubinisphaera italica:
- a CDS encoding PVC-type heme-binding CxxCH protein — translation MPRIHFAVFLFLFLTLPPCTSSNSCLLQADEKQSYADELPRVPALSPVEAMKHFNVAPTYQIQQTATEPLLNDPVAMCFDEQSRLYVAEMRGYSEQSEDNLGQIRLLEDVDGDGIFDKSHIFAEGLSWPTAIICYRGGVFVGAAPDIFYLKDTNGDHKADLKEIVFTGFGKTNVQGLLNCFRWGLDNRIHGAASSSGGLVRRPDQPESAAVNLRGRDFSFDPETYEIQSESGGAQHGMSFDDWGRKFVCSNSDHLQMVVYDDRYAARNPYLTAPNSRKSIADDGGQAPVFRSSPVEPWRIVRTRLRVSGAVKGVVEGGGKPAGYFTGSTGVTIYRGDAWPKEDQGLAIIGDVGSNIVHRKRLIPDGVLFHGTRIDDHSELLTSSDIWFRPVQFENGPDGALHILDMYREVIEHPASLPPMIKQHLDLTSGRDRGRLYRLVPEGYTQPSRPVVDELSSKELVDLLQHPNSWHRETASRLLFERQDQSVRDELIKVASGDSALGRMHALATLDGLSLLTPDILAEKINDPHPQVRRHAIMYAEQFANNALVKQKLEQCIDDQDPEVIFQLAFTLGEFSATWRTPLITKLLKSHGDNEWIRFALFTSIGDQVGLVLKQLANESQFVTTPSAKKVIDELVTLMANQPDPTHLATLVKLTTDETALSPAVKQELLQRYLVKSAAQGRLDRSGVSMGQGELQKLLDDLLVTARLQTDDNILTVQKRVDAIRLLAISSDSEDHQRLMNLIDPREPDEIQTAALSVLAGQADSKLDSFLLSNWESLSPKLRKTAVDILLSRDPWTVSLLTALNEEKLPISTISLSTLQILAQSETAEVRDISNQLKKRVSSTPRASIVTAYEPVLNESGGIDKGRVIFEKNCSSCHRLEGKGQAIGPNLASFRNRGKMAILINILDPNREVTPEYLNYVIVTEDGRSHTGILTSQNATTVTLKRAEGKETQIRRIEIEDIRSTGMSLMPEGLEKEISQESMADLLTYLMQAE, via the coding sequence ATGCCAAGAATTCACTTTGCTGTGTTCCTGTTTCTGTTCCTGACTTTACCTCCCTGCACTTCAAGTAACTCCTGCTTGTTGCAAGCCGATGAAAAACAAAGCTACGCTGATGAACTTCCGCGAGTTCCGGCTTTATCCCCCGTCGAAGCGATGAAACATTTTAATGTCGCCCCCACTTACCAGATTCAACAAACAGCAACTGAACCGCTGTTGAACGATCCAGTAGCGATGTGTTTTGATGAACAAAGTCGTTTATACGTCGCCGAAATGCGTGGCTATTCGGAACAGTCGGAAGATAACCTGGGTCAGATCCGTCTGCTGGAAGATGTCGATGGGGATGGCATTTTCGATAAGAGTCACATTTTTGCAGAAGGACTCTCCTGGCCGACGGCGATCATTTGTTATCGCGGAGGTGTGTTTGTCGGCGCTGCACCGGATATCTTTTACCTCAAAGACACGAACGGCGATCATAAAGCCGATCTCAAGGAAATTGTCTTTACGGGTTTTGGTAAAACCAATGTTCAAGGTCTACTCAACTGTTTCCGCTGGGGACTCGATAATCGAATCCATGGAGCAGCCAGTTCATCCGGAGGACTCGTACGACGGCCCGATCAGCCAGAATCCGCAGCCGTCAATTTACGCGGACGCGATTTTTCTTTCGATCCTGAGACTTACGAGATTCAATCAGAGAGCGGTGGCGCACAACACGGAATGAGTTTTGATGACTGGGGTCGGAAGTTTGTCTGCTCAAACAGCGATCACCTGCAGATGGTCGTTTACGATGATCGATACGCTGCCCGGAATCCTTATCTGACCGCACCCAATTCCCGTAAGAGTATCGCTGATGATGGAGGACAAGCTCCCGTATTTCGATCCAGCCCAGTCGAACCCTGGCGGATTGTCCGTACTCGCCTGCGTGTTTCAGGAGCAGTGAAAGGCGTTGTTGAGGGAGGCGGAAAGCCTGCCGGATATTTCACCGGATCCACTGGAGTAACAATCTATCGAGGAGATGCCTGGCCGAAAGAGGATCAGGGGTTAGCTATTATTGGAGACGTCGGAAGTAATATCGTACATCGCAAACGACTCATTCCGGATGGCGTGCTCTTTCACGGAACAAGAATCGATGATCACTCAGAATTATTGACATCCAGCGACATCTGGTTTCGACCGGTTCAATTTGAAAACGGTCCTGATGGAGCCTTACACATTCTGGATATGTACCGCGAAGTGATTGAGCATCCTGCAAGCCTCCCACCAATGATCAAACAACATCTGGATTTGACAAGTGGCCGCGATCGCGGTCGGCTCTATCGCCTTGTCCCTGAGGGATATACCCAGCCTTCGCGTCCCGTTGTAGACGAACTCTCGTCAAAGGAATTAGTCGATTTACTGCAGCACCCAAACTCATGGCACCGGGAGACAGCCAGCCGATTGTTGTTCGAACGGCAGGATCAATCTGTACGTGATGAATTGATCAAAGTTGCGAGTGGCGATTCCGCTCTCGGACGTATGCACGCACTGGCAACCCTGGATGGACTATCACTGCTAACTCCAGATATTCTGGCTGAGAAAATTAACGATCCGCATCCACAAGTACGGCGACACGCCATAATGTACGCTGAACAATTTGCCAACAATGCCCTGGTTAAGCAAAAGCTGGAACAATGCATCGATGATCAGGATCCTGAAGTCATCTTCCAACTTGCTTTCACGCTCGGAGAATTTTCAGCGACATGGCGAACACCGCTGATTACGAAACTCCTGAAATCTCATGGTGATAATGAGTGGATTCGTTTTGCACTGTTCACTTCAATCGGTGATCAAGTCGGATTGGTGCTCAAGCAACTGGCAAACGAATCTCAGTTTGTGACGACCCCATCAGCCAAAAAGGTCATCGATGAACTAGTCACTTTAATGGCCAATCAACCCGATCCCACGCACTTGGCGACTCTTGTAAAATTAACCACAGACGAGACTGCTCTCTCACCCGCAGTCAAACAGGAATTGTTGCAACGTTATCTCGTTAAATCTGCCGCTCAGGGACGACTTGATCGCAGCGGTGTCTCAATGGGCCAAGGCGAATTGCAAAAGTTGCTCGACGATCTCCTCGTAACAGCCCGCTTACAGACAGATGATAATATACTCACAGTCCAGAAACGCGTCGATGCGATTCGTTTGTTAGCGATCTCTTCCGATTCTGAAGACCACCAACGGCTGATGAATCTGATTGATCCCCGGGAACCGGACGAAATCCAGACAGCTGCTTTGTCAGTACTTGCTGGTCAGGCCGATTCAAAACTCGACAGTTTTCTGCTGTCCAACTGGGAAAGTCTCAGCCCCAAACTCCGTAAGACCGCTGTCGATATTTTATTGAGTCGCGATCCATGGACTGTCTCGCTCTTGACTGCGTTGAATGAGGAAAAATTACCAATCTCAACGATTTCATTGAGTACTCTGCAGATACTGGCGCAATCCGAGACTGCGGAAGTTCGAGACATTTCAAATCAGCTGAAAAAGAGAGTAAGCAGTACACCACGCGCAAGCATTGTCACTGCTTATGAACCGGTGCTCAACGAATCTGGTGGTATTGACAAGGGCCGGGTGATCTTTGAAAAAAACTGCTCGAGTTGTCATCGACTCGAAGGCAAAGGTCAGGCGATTGGCCCCAATCTGGCTTCGTTCCGGAATCGTGGAAAAATGGCCATCCTCATTAACATTCTCGATCCCAACCGGGAAGTGACGCCCGAATATCTCAATTACGTGATTGTGACCGAAGACGGACGATCTCATACGGGAATCCTTACATCTCAGAATGCAACGACTGTTACATTAAAACGAGCGGAAGGAAAAGAAACTCAAATTCGCCGGATTGAAATTGAAGACATTCGCAGTACTGGTATGTCGCTGATGCCGGAAGGACTGGAAAAAGAGATCAGTCAAGAATCGATGGCCGACTTGCTAACCTATCTGATGCAAGCCGAATAA
- a CDS encoding GGDEF domain-containing protein: MTNIWQATVSSKNNTSVPKSNGPGKLLQIHPVQINTGLIDIPESGLKIGRGNTAELILHDDSISREHASISFQNGTCYLQDLGSTNGTFLNGVDVEKADIRPGDRISVGSYIFKLLSNDETEAQYYEAVYDMMTQDGLTRATNKRAFLDILKRETLRSINTNRPLSLIMFDIDHFKSINDTYGHLAGDQVLREVSQRIRSVIESHVTFARYGGEEFALLIPELNIEQIATIAERCRAVISETKFDCESDTITVSISLGVSNMQSLSQDTLQPDTDLIAIADAKLYRSKNEGRNRVTI, translated from the coding sequence ATGACCAACATCTGGCAAGCCACCGTATCGAGCAAGAATAACACATCCGTTCCCAAATCGAACGGTCCGGGAAAACTGCTTCAGATACATCCGGTTCAAATCAATACCGGACTGATCGACATTCCAGAAAGTGGCTTAAAAATCGGTCGAGGAAACACTGCCGAACTCATTCTGCACGATGATTCCATATCCCGCGAACATGCGTCAATTTCTTTCCAGAATGGGACGTGCTATCTGCAAGACCTTGGCAGTACCAATGGCACTTTCCTCAACGGCGTAGACGTTGAAAAGGCAGATATTCGCCCCGGCGATCGAATTTCTGTCGGGTCGTACATTTTCAAATTGCTCTCCAACGATGAAACGGAAGCCCAGTACTACGAAGCCGTTTACGACATGATGACTCAGGATGGATTGACCCGAGCCACCAACAAGCGAGCATTTCTGGACATCCTCAAACGTGAAACACTTCGTTCGATCAACACCAATCGCCCACTCTCGCTAATTATGTTCGATATCGATCACTTCAAATCGATAAATGACACTTACGGGCATCTCGCTGGAGACCAGGTACTTCGTGAAGTTTCTCAACGAATACGAAGCGTGATCGAATCTCACGTCACTTTTGCTCGTTATGGTGGGGAAGAATTTGCACTTTTGATCCCCGAGCTCAATATTGAACAGATCGCAACGATTGCAGAACGATGCAGAGCGGTCATTTCTGAGACTAAATTTGATTGCGAAAGTGACACAATCACAGTCTCGATCAGCCTGGGTGTCTCCAATATGCAATCTCTCAGCCAGGATACTTTACAACCGGATACCGATCTTATTGCAATCGCAGATGCAAAACTATATCGCTCCAAGAACGAGGGGCGAAATCGTGTCACTATCTGA
- a CDS encoding SpoIIAA family protein has product MITRIDKSKDNILGFTLSGKLHDEDYKFFVPAVDEVIASHGKVRLLAHFVDFHGWDLHAGWDDIKFATTHCTKVERIALVGDKRWEEWMAKVCKPFTMAKIQYFDATKIDEAWEWLEEDAA; this is encoded by the coding sequence ATGATCACTCGTATCGATAAAAGTAAAGACAATATCCTCGGATTCACTCTCAGCGGCAAATTGCACGACGAAGATTACAAGTTCTTTGTCCCTGCAGTCGATGAGGTCATCGCATCTCATGGCAAGGTTCGGCTTCTTGCTCACTTTGTTGACTTCCACGGATGGGATCTTCATGCGGGCTGGGACGACATTAAATTCGCCACTACCCATTGCACCAAGGTTGAACGCATCGCCCTCGTTGGCGACAAACGCTGGGAAGAGTGGATGGCCAAGGTTTGCAAGCCTTTTACAATGGCCAAGATTCAATATTTTGATGCCACGAAGATCGACGAAGCCTGGGAATGGCTCGAAGAGGATGCGGCCTGA
- a CDS encoding sigma-70 family RNA polymerase sigma factor, with amino-acid sequence MNDINDHQLEKAICRTQKGEPAAFEIVVRRFEAPLRAWLAGHVPPGIDVDEVAQRTFVAAYTRLEEYTPGTQFGSWLFTIANYQLKTELTRLRRVADYHARYAPDLLQRELERRSSEPPEIFVERLDYLKVCVDSLGEHLRRFITWRYEEEIPLDEMASRCGRSVAAVKKQLWLIRQKLQQCVENRVAAAEGELS; translated from the coding sequence ATGAATGATATTAATGATCATCAGCTTGAAAAGGCGATTTGTCGCACCCAAAAAGGGGAGCCAGCCGCTTTTGAGATCGTGGTGCGCAGGTTTGAGGCACCATTACGGGCATGGCTGGCGGGACACGTTCCGCCCGGAATCGATGTTGATGAGGTCGCTCAACGGACATTTGTCGCAGCCTACACTCGGCTGGAGGAATATACACCAGGAACGCAATTTGGTTCGTGGTTATTCACCATTGCGAATTATCAACTCAAAACAGAACTGACACGATTAAGACGAGTCGCGGATTACCATGCCCGCTACGCACCCGATTTACTGCAGCGTGAACTGGAAAGAAGAAGTTCGGAACCACCGGAGATATTTGTTGAGCGACTCGATTATCTCAAAGTTTGTGTAGATTCACTGGGCGAGCATCTTCGCAGGTTTATCACCTGGCGTTACGAAGAAGAAATTCCTCTGGACGAGATGGCATCCCGTTGTGGTCGATCTGTGGCGGCGGTGAAAAAACAACTCTGGTTAATTCGTCAAAAGTTACAGCAGTGCGTTGAAAATCGAGTCGCCGCTGCAGAGGGAGAGCTGTCATGA
- a CDS encoding sulfatase, with product MSLIKTMICRVVLILLTQVTVPLAGIICLAGEEPPNIVFILVDDLSWSDLGCYGNRIHDTPNIDRLAREGMRFTQAYAPAPICSASRAAIMTGKFPARLHFEFVTKNSAGQQDLSVPLQSPPFTLNLPLDEQTIAEVLSAVGYETGFYGKWHISQHHDGYLGWSPTHGPLQQGFLTGAGDFGSHPYSYRLNNIRDQPIPTGKYPVDTLTEKAVNFINDHRDKRFFLYLSHYFVHDPIHSRCEWLVEKYRNKLAGIGPESRAPYGAMVETLDHLIGELLQSLDDARIADRTLVVFMSDNGGHPNYTTNEPYRGSKWNLYEGGIRVPFIVRWPGEVTPDTTCDDVVHGCDLLPTFAEVSNRKAPSGTLDGVSLLPLLHNPQSVLNREQPLVWHFPYYHPEKKFAQSPAEIGVGDFLTSQTRPHAAIRKGHYKLLHFFEDDRVELYNLMKDPSEARNLDRKEPVKSRELKHQLSDALLKLDARLPTKRVIAE from the coding sequence ATGAGCCTGATCAAAACGATGATCTGTCGTGTAGTACTGATTCTACTCACTCAAGTTACAGTACCGTTGGCTGGAATCATCTGTTTAGCTGGTGAGGAACCTCCGAATATCGTTTTTATATTAGTTGACGATTTATCGTGGAGTGATCTCGGCTGTTATGGAAACCGGATTCACGACACGCCTAACATTGATCGGCTGGCCCGTGAAGGAATGCGCTTTACTCAGGCTTACGCTCCCGCACCAATTTGTTCTGCATCGCGTGCTGCAATTATGACAGGTAAGTTTCCAGCCCGATTGCATTTTGAATTTGTAACTAAAAACTCGGCTGGTCAACAGGACCTGTCGGTGCCTCTGCAGTCTCCACCATTTACACTCAACCTGCCGTTGGATGAACAGACAATTGCCGAAGTATTGTCGGCAGTTGGTTACGAAACAGGTTTCTATGGGAAATGGCATATCAGCCAGCATCATGACGGATATCTGGGCTGGTCGCCGACTCATGGCCCTTTGCAGCAGGGGTTTTTGACTGGTGCAGGAGACTTCGGGTCTCATCCTTACAGCTACCGTTTGAACAACATTCGTGACCAACCAATTCCGACTGGCAAATATCCTGTTGATACGTTGACTGAGAAAGCAGTCAATTTCATCAACGATCACCGTGACAAACGATTTTTTCTCTATCTATCCCATTATTTCGTGCATGATCCGATCCACAGTCGCTGCGAGTGGCTGGTCGAGAAATATCGCAATAAGCTAGCAGGAATCGGCCCAGAGTCTCGGGCGCCTTATGGTGCGATGGTGGAAACTCTAGATCATCTGATTGGAGAGTTATTGCAGTCTTTGGATGATGCCAGGATTGCCGACCGAACGCTTGTCGTATTCATGTCTGATAATGGGGGCCATCCTAATTATACAACAAATGAGCCGTACCGAGGCAGCAAATGGAATCTGTACGAAGGAGGCATACGAGTGCCTTTCATTGTCCGGTGGCCGGGTGAAGTAACTCCCGATACAACCTGTGACGATGTTGTACACGGTTGTGATTTATTGCCAACATTTGCTGAGGTCTCAAATCGTAAGGCGCCATCAGGAACGTTGGATGGTGTCAGCTTATTGCCATTGCTTCACAATCCTCAATCCGTTTTGAATCGTGAGCAACCGCTTGTGTGGCACTTCCCTTATTATCATCCCGAGAAAAAGTTTGCCCAGTCGCCTGCGGAAATTGGAGTTGGAGATTTCCTGACCAGCCAGACACGTCCCCATGCAGCAATTCGGAAGGGGCACTACAAGCTGCTCCACTTTTTCGAGGATGATCGAGTTGAGTTATACAATCTGATGAAAGATCCCAGTGAGGCTAGGAATCTCGACCGGAAGGAGCCAGTAAAATCACGTGAACTTAAACATCAACTCAGTGATGCTCTGTTGAAGCTCGATGCGAGGCTTCCCACTAAACGAGTCATCGCAGAGTAA
- a CDS encoding right-handed parallel beta-helix repeat-containing protein, translating to MKAFVFLSCLVFPGFLSFTFAEQNLYVSADANAESDGSPEQPFKTLNQARDKIRQLRKEGILKQGEGVTVHVNPGVYSQQSSFELTAQDSGTENGPIVYQAAKGGKVLIQGGISLNAESFQQITDEAVLSRLDPAVRNKVKVCDLSKIISSAFPEFKTAYRGSPSAPWLYVDQQPMTLSRWPNISGETDSSWAEFSKTIDTGLPRPDSDAPALKKLHPGSFVFEDSRPARWNLEEGVWLHGYWTHDWNDEAIRIDSYDKEKKIIKLAAPHSYGINAGTWGAKKRRFFALNTLEELDAPNEWYLDRNHKRLYFYPENELATSEIVLATSTQSLVKVEGTKHVKLIGMDFQYAHANGMLIRNTDHFEVIGCIVANLAGSGISFHGTSGAIRSCDVFNIGRGGISLNGGDRQSLTPAKNVAENNHIHHYGLFQRTYAPGIGVHGCGQIVRNNSIHDAPHNAVLYSGNEHLFEFNDVYRVVMETGDAGAFYTGRDWTSRGNILRHNFIHDLGGGDASHVNTMGIYLDDCDSGDTLEGNIFYRAGRALMIGGGRDNPVLNNLVVDCPIGLHIDARGMTWKQWNNPDHPSWMLEEKAERLNYKQAPWSTRYPRLAAIMNENPREPLGNPIRNNAFINCSKQVCSFDGNVKKLLDKFEIVDNLAVSTNGEAQVSEVKGFTDISGSKEKPIELGDDSLTARESLTLMQAWIQIQIPTFETIPIENIGLYKDEYRNTLPTQ from the coding sequence TTGAAAGCGTTTGTATTCCTCTCCTGTCTGGTTTTCCCTGGATTCCTCTCGTTCACATTTGCAGAACAGAATCTGTACGTCTCAGCAGATGCCAATGCCGAAAGCGACGGCAGTCCTGAGCAACCATTCAAAACTTTAAATCAAGCTCGTGATAAAATTCGACAACTTCGAAAAGAGGGAATCCTCAAACAAGGTGAAGGAGTCACGGTGCATGTGAATCCGGGAGTCTATTCGCAGCAATCCTCGTTTGAGTTGACGGCTCAGGATAGCGGCACTGAAAATGGACCAATTGTTTACCAGGCCGCCAAAGGTGGAAAAGTTCTGATTCAGGGTGGCATTTCGCTGAATGCAGAATCTTTTCAGCAAATAACTGATGAGGCTGTTTTGTCACGACTGGATCCCGCGGTTCGCAACAAAGTGAAGGTCTGCGATCTTTCCAAAATCATTTCCTCTGCGTTCCCCGAATTCAAAACCGCCTATCGCGGTTCGCCTTCGGCTCCCTGGCTCTATGTCGATCAGCAACCGATGACACTGTCCCGCTGGCCAAACATTTCCGGGGAAACTGATAGTAGCTGGGCAGAATTCTCCAAGACAATCGATACTGGCCTACCCCGCCCCGATTCTGATGCCCCGGCTTTAAAAAAACTTCATCCTGGTTCATTTGTCTTTGAAGATTCTAGACCTGCTCGCTGGAATCTGGAAGAGGGTGTCTGGCTGCATGGATATTGGACACATGACTGGAACGATGAAGCGATCCGCATTGATTCCTACGACAAAGAGAAAAAAATTATCAAGCTGGCCGCTCCCCATTCCTACGGCATCAACGCGGGAACCTGGGGCGCGAAGAAACGGCGTTTCTTTGCTTTAAATACTCTCGAAGAATTAGATGCCCCCAATGAATGGTATCTGGACCGCAATCACAAACGGCTTTATTTTTATCCCGAAAATGAACTGGCAACATCTGAGATCGTCCTGGCGACTTCTACTCAATCGCTGGTCAAGGTCGAGGGAACAAAACATGTCAAACTGATTGGTATGGATTTTCAGTATGCCCACGCCAACGGGATGCTCATTCGCAATACCGACCACTTTGAAGTTATTGGGTGTATCGTCGCGAATCTGGCGGGAAGTGGAATTTCGTTTCATGGAACCTCAGGTGCAATTCGTTCCTGTGATGTCTTCAATATTGGTCGCGGAGGAATTTCCTTAAACGGAGGTGATCGTCAATCACTCACGCCAGCGAAAAATGTTGCAGAAAACAATCATATTCATCATTACGGCCTCTTTCAGCGAACTTATGCACCTGGGATCGGAGTCCACGGCTGTGGACAGATCGTTCGCAACAACAGTATTCACGATGCTCCTCACAATGCCGTCTTATATAGTGGTAACGAACATCTGTTCGAATTCAACGATGTCTATCGAGTCGTCATGGAAACCGGAGATGCTGGGGCTTTCTATACAGGTCGGGACTGGACGAGCAGAGGGAATATCCTCCGTCACAATTTCATTCACGATCTCGGTGGAGGCGATGCAAGTCATGTCAACACGATGGGAATCTATCTGGATGACTGCGACAGCGGAGATACTCTTGAGGGAAACATTTTCTATCGCGCAGGCCGCGCCCTCATGATTGGCGGAGGACGCGATAATCCGGTATTAAATAATCTGGTTGTCGATTGCCCGATTGGTCTACATATCGACGCGCGAGGGATGACCTGGAAGCAATGGAACAACCCTGATCACCCAAGTTGGATGCTGGAAGAAAAAGCCGAGCGTCTCAACTACAAGCAAGCACCATGGAGTACTCGTTACCCACGCCTGGCTGCAATCATGAACGAGAATCCTCGTGAACCGCTGGGAAACCCCATTCGCAACAACGCGTTCATCAACTGCAGCAAACAGGTTTGCAGCTTTGATGGCAATGTCAAAAAACTGCTCGATAAATTTGAAATCGTTGACAATCTGGCAGTCAGCACAAACGGTGAGGCCCAGGTGAGCGAAGTTAAAGGATTCACTGACATTTCCGGCAGCAAAGAGAAGCCGATCGAACTTGGCGACGATTCGCTAACCGCTCGCGAATCCCTTACGCTGATGCAGGCATGGATACAAATACAGATTCCAACATTCGAAACGATTCCGATCGAGAATATCGGCTTATACAAGGATGAATACCGAAACACACTACCAACGCAATGA
- a CDS encoding IS1380 family transposase — translation MTQCSTKSLTFQPHQRREVVANFDGLMITSDAGGLLLRELDNKLKLTSRVAGCFSDHRDFDYIEHSVLELVRQRIFALTLGYEDLNDHDRLRDDPLLALLAGKDDLTGQQRARERDRGHALAGKSTLNRLELTPPGASPESRYKKITASCSDFSRLFVDLFLDAHQRPPEEIILDFDATDDPLHGHQLGRFFHGYYKQYCYLPLYIFCGEHLLCAQLRPADIDASLGTVEQLQRIVPLIRQRWPEVRIVIRGDSGFCREPIMQWCEKNEVQYILGLAKNERLKEMIEAQRVAAKLFFDDTKQAARLFADLRYRTLKSWSCQRRVVAKAEHLSKGENPRFVVTNLTEDQADARTLYEDLYCQRGEMENRIKEQQLCLFADRTSCATMRANQLRLWFSSVAYVLLAALRRHGLQGTDHAKVRCDTIRVKLLKIGAQVRVTCRKVWLSLSEAYPYRELFGQVWQNLQDLPPRPVPG, via the coding sequence ATGACACAGTGTTCCACAAAGTCCCTCACTTTTCAACCCCACCAGCGTCGCGAAGTCGTGGCCAATTTTGATGGTCTGATGATCACCTCCGATGCGGGCGGGCTCTTGCTGCGGGAACTCGATAACAAGCTGAAGTTGACTTCACGGGTCGCTGGTTGTTTTAGCGATCATCGCGATTTCGATTATATTGAGCACTCCGTGCTCGAACTGGTCAGGCAGCGTATTTTTGCGTTAACGCTCGGCTATGAAGACCTCAATGATCATGACCGCCTGCGGGATGACCCGTTGCTCGCGCTGCTGGCCGGCAAAGACGATCTGACCGGACAACAGCGGGCGCGGGAACGTGATCGCGGGCATGCTCTGGCCGGCAAAAGCACGCTCAATCGACTCGAGTTGACTCCCCCCGGAGCCAGCCCGGAGAGCCGCTACAAAAAGATCACGGCCAGCTGCAGCGACTTCTCACGTTTGTTCGTGGATCTGTTTCTCGACGCTCACCAGAGGCCGCCCGAAGAAATCATTCTCGATTTCGACGCCACCGATGATCCACTGCACGGACATCAACTCGGGCGATTCTTTCACGGTTATTACAAGCAGTACTGCTATCTGCCGCTGTATATTTTCTGTGGCGAGCACCTGCTGTGTGCGCAGCTCCGACCGGCCGATATCGATGCCAGTCTGGGGACAGTGGAACAGTTGCAGCGGATTGTGCCGTTGATTCGCCAGCGCTGGCCGGAGGTGCGAATCGTGATTCGCGGCGACAGCGGATTTTGTCGCGAGCCGATCATGCAGTGGTGCGAAAAGAACGAAGTCCAATACATTTTGGGGCTGGCCAAAAACGAGCGACTCAAGGAAATGATTGAGGCTCAGCGGGTGGCCGCCAAGCTCTTTTTTGACGACACGAAACAAGCCGCTCGCCTGTTCGCTGACCTGCGGTACCGGACGTTGAAAAGTTGGAGTTGCCAGCGGCGGGTTGTCGCCAAGGCCGAGCATCTCTCGAAAGGCGAGAACCCGCGGTTTGTGGTGACGAATCTGACAGAAGACCAGGCCGATGCCCGGACGCTGTATGAAGATCTGTATTGTCAGCGCGGCGAGATGGAAAACCGGATCAAGGAACAGCAGTTGTGTCTGTTCGCCGACCGGACGAGTTGTGCGACCATGCGGGCCAATCAACTGCGGTTGTGGTTTTCTTCGGTGGCCTATGTGCTGCTGGCGGCTCTGCGACGTCACGGCTTACAGGGAACCGATCACGCAAAGGTCCGCTGCGATACGATTCGCGTGAAGCTGCTCAAGATCGGGGCACAGGTGCGGGTGACGTGCCGGAAGGTGTGGCTGTCACTGTCGGAAGCATACCCGTATCGCGAGTTGTTCGGCCAGGTCTGGCAAAACCTGCAAGACCTCCCGCCGCGGCCTGTCCCTGGATGA